A genomic segment from Corythoichthys intestinalis isolate RoL2023-P3 chromosome 2, ASM3026506v1, whole genome shotgun sequence encodes:
- the mecp2 gene encoding methyl-CpG-binding protein 2 isoform X1, translated as MAAVESEEERIEEAPEGQEERERHHSKTKKARKERRHVEQVAVSQEQVPQPVVEPPTSPSEPVAGPSQGVAGIESAGSPKQRRSIIRDRGPLYDDPSLPVGWTRKLKQRKSGRSAGKFDVYLINSEGKAFRSKVELIAYFQKVGDTTTDPNDFDFTVTGRGSPSRREKKPPKTPKVVKPSGRGRGRPKGSGKIRKATEGVAMKRVIEKSPGKLLVKMPYGKVESATETTATTSKVSTPALPSVKSRPGRKRKSEQDFPAPLQTTPKKRGRKPASASAATTAATASSLTPSTSGTSAAGGYTTAAIMAAEAKRKATKESSSKPVVQETALPIKKRKTRETVDERETVPTPGSSTSDPGRMAPSEGEAGPKEPIQTSQVSLASLEGSQSQSQRQPSASQESHSHGHKTHKGRKHKEKSREGGSQEEEVSEEVDEKGGSGVRSSSSSSNTSPSKSHKRKERSPHKHHHHHHHHHHRHHRRHQQSSLLVHTHSASGPSGQSRPKTELHTEPQSAAPKLPPMSHLSPPPCPVQSPQTPYPGHSQSPSQLPITQSSPIRHPPQPRPTKTPPTVQHTTRTSAQDAPPPTDLQVLQVQPPQTRNPRPEAHSPVAQPQVQIRPPFQTQPRPQLHTKSKTHHADEPQIQPRTTTEPHLYHQPRTPAQTQFLHSAHPQSLSVTQPSTQISPPLQHQFHILSRPQLRQPLMQSRPPQARAPQHFQQIQPQPPRPQLQPLPLQQISLHMASVPNLVSVQQSEQPQDLSTTSLIRSVEGRPRTEIRVEAELISESRETIGGSNSTASPPSSIRPDPPQRSGTEDGVGLVSGAEGRPRLRADSETTGEGMELRDMVPPSAVPCPSREETVESRTAVSERVS; from the exons AGAAGAGGCACCAGAAGGCCAGGAGGAGAGAGAACGGCATCACAGTAAGACTAAAAAGGCTCGCAAGGAAAGGCGCCATGTTGAACAGGTGGCTGTTTCTCAAGAGCAAGTGCCCCAGCCAGTGGTGGAGCCACCTACCTCG CCATCAGAGCCAGTGGCGGGTCCCTCACAAGGAGTGGCTGGTATTGAATCTGCTGGTTCTCCCAAGCAACGGCGCTCTATCATCCGAGATCGGGGACCACTGTACGACGACCCTTCTTTGCCAGTCGGCTGGACACGGAAACTCAAGCAGAGAAAGTCCGGACGATCCGCAGGGAAGTTTGATGTCTACCTGATCAA CTCTGAAGGAAAAGCCTTCCGGTCCAAGGTGGAGCTCATCGCTTATTTCCAGAAGGTTGGTGACACTACAACCGACCCCAACGACTTTGACTTCACTGTAACTGGACGCGGCAGCCCCTCCCGTCGTGAGAAGAAACCTCCCAAGACACCAAAAGTTGTCAAACCATCTGGTAGAGGCCGTGGAAGGCCCAAAG GCAGTGGGAAGATTCGTAAGGCTACAGAGGGTGTGGCCATGAAGCGTGTCATTGAGAAATCTCCTGGAAAACTGTTGGTTAAGATGCCATACGGCAAGGTGGAGTCAGCCACTGAGACCACAGCCACCACGTCAAAG GTGTCAACTCCTGCCCTGCCTTCAGTCAAGTCCCGTCCAGGTAGGAAGAGGAAATCAGAACAGGATTTCCCAGCCCCCTTGCAGACCACACCCAAAAAACGTGGCAGAAAGCCAGCCTCAGCTTCTGCAGCTACGACGGCTGCCACGGCATCTTCCTTGACACCGTCAACCTCCGGTACATCGGCAGCAGGCGGCTACACAACAGCCGCCATCATGGCCGCTGAGGCCAAACGGAAAGCCACTAAGGAGTCTTCCAGCAAACCTGTCGTACAAGAAACCGCGCTGCCAATCAAAAAACGTAAAACGAGAGAGACCGTTGACGAGAGGGAGACTGTTCCGACTCCAGGATCTAGCACATCAGATCCCGGAAGGATGGCACCTTCTGAGGGGGAGGCCGGTCCGAAGGAACCAATACAAACTTCCCAGGTTTCCCTTGCCTCTTTGGAGGGGAGCCAGTCTCAATCCCAGAGGCAGCCTTCTGCTTCCCAAGAAAGTCACTCACACGGACATAAGACACACAAAGGGAGGAAGCACAAGGAGAAGAGTAGAGAAGGAGGAAGTCAAGAGGAGGAAGTGAGTGAAGAAGTTGATGAGAAGGGAGGAAGCGGAGTTAGGAGTAGCAGCAGTAGCAGTAACACGAGTCCTTCCAAAAGTCACAAAAGGAAGGAACGCTCGCCACACAAACACCATCATCATCACCACCATCACCATCATCGCCATCATCGTCGCCACCAACAGAGCTCCCTTTTGGTTCATACTCATTCAGCTTCTGGACCCTCAGGCCAGTCTCGACCTAAAACTGAGCTACACACTGAACCCCAGTCTGCTGCCCCAAAACTGCCCCCAATGTCACACCTTTCGCCTCCCCCCTGTCCTGTTCAGAGCCCGCAGACCCCATATCCAGGTCATAGCCAATCCCCTTCTCAACTTCCAATTACTCAGTCTTCTCCGATCAGGCATCCTCCTCAGCCACGCCCCACAAAAACACCACCCACAGTCCAGCATACAACTCGAACTTCAGCTCAGGATGCTCCACCTCCGACAGACCTCCAGGTCTTGCAGGTCCAGCCTCCCCAGACAAGGAATCCTCGTCCTGAAGCCCATTCCCCAGTTGCACAACCTCAAGTCCAAATCAGACCCCCTTTTCAGACTCAACCACGTCCACAACTGCACACAAAAAGCAAAACCCACCATGCAGATGAACCGCAAATACAGCCCAGAACCACAACCGAACCCCATTTATATCACCAACCAAGGACCCCTGCCCAAACACAGTTCTTACACAGCGCCCACCCACAGAGTCTATCTGTAACACAGCCCTCAACACAGATAAGCCCCCCTTTGCAACACCAATTTCATATTCTAAGCAGACCACAACTCAGACAGCCTCTCATGCAGTCCAGGCCACCGCAGGCCCGAGCACCCCAACATTTCCAGCAGATTCAACCACAGCCGCCCAGGCCACAATTGCAACCACTCCCACTCCAACAAATATCTCTCCATATGGCCAGTGTACCCAACCTGGTCTCAGTTCAACAGAGTGAGCAGCCTCAAGACCTGAGTACCACATCCCTCATCCGCAGTGTGGAAGGCAGACCCAGAACCGAAATACGAGTGGAAGCAGAACTCATTTCAGAAAGCAGAGAGACAATTGGGGGTTCAAACAGCACTGCGAGTCCTCCCAGCTCAATTCGGCCTGATCCTCCCCAAAGATCAGGGACAGAAGACGGTGTCGGTCTCGTATCTGGGGCTGAAGGCCGACCTCGGCTACGGGCGGATTCGGAGACAACGGGCGAGGGTATGGAGCTTAGAGACATGGTACCTCCATCTGCTGTTCCCTGTCCGAGCCGAGAGGAAACAGTCGAATCTCGGACTGCTGTTAGCGAAAGGGTAAGCTGA
- the mecp2 gene encoding methyl-CpG-binding protein 2 isoform X2: MLNRWLFLKSKCPSQWWSHLPRWVKPSEPVAGPSQGVAGIESAGSPKQRRSIIRDRGPLYDDPSLPVGWTRKLKQRKSGRSAGKFDVYLINSEGKAFRSKVELIAYFQKVGDTTTDPNDFDFTVTGRGSPSRREKKPPKTPKVVKPSGRGRGRPKGSGKIRKATEGVAMKRVIEKSPGKLLVKMPYGKVESATETTATTSKVSTPALPSVKSRPGRKRKSEQDFPAPLQTTPKKRGRKPASASAATTAATASSLTPSTSGTSAAGGYTTAAIMAAEAKRKATKESSSKPVVQETALPIKKRKTRETVDERETVPTPGSSTSDPGRMAPSEGEAGPKEPIQTSQVSLASLEGSQSQSQRQPSASQESHSHGHKTHKGRKHKEKSREGGSQEEEVSEEVDEKGGSGVRSSSSSSNTSPSKSHKRKERSPHKHHHHHHHHHHRHHRRHQQSSLLVHTHSASGPSGQSRPKTELHTEPQSAAPKLPPMSHLSPPPCPVQSPQTPYPGHSQSPSQLPITQSSPIRHPPQPRPTKTPPTVQHTTRTSAQDAPPPTDLQVLQVQPPQTRNPRPEAHSPVAQPQVQIRPPFQTQPRPQLHTKSKTHHADEPQIQPRTTTEPHLYHQPRTPAQTQFLHSAHPQSLSVTQPSTQISPPLQHQFHILSRPQLRQPLMQSRPPQARAPQHFQQIQPQPPRPQLQPLPLQQISLHMASVPNLVSVQQSEQPQDLSTTSLIRSVEGRPRTEIRVEAELISESRETIGGSNSTASPPSSIRPDPPQRSGTEDGVGLVSGAEGRPRLRADSETTGEGMELRDMVPPSAVPCPSREETVESRTAVSERVS, encoded by the exons ATGTTGAACAGGTGGCTGTTTCTCAAGAGCAAGTGCCCCAGCCAGTGGTGGAGCCACCTACCTCGGTGGGTGAAG CCATCAGAGCCAGTGGCGGGTCCCTCACAAGGAGTGGCTGGTATTGAATCTGCTGGTTCTCCCAAGCAACGGCGCTCTATCATCCGAGATCGGGGACCACTGTACGACGACCCTTCTTTGCCAGTCGGCTGGACACGGAAACTCAAGCAGAGAAAGTCCGGACGATCCGCAGGGAAGTTTGATGTCTACCTGATCAA CTCTGAAGGAAAAGCCTTCCGGTCCAAGGTGGAGCTCATCGCTTATTTCCAGAAGGTTGGTGACACTACAACCGACCCCAACGACTTTGACTTCACTGTAACTGGACGCGGCAGCCCCTCCCGTCGTGAGAAGAAACCTCCCAAGACACCAAAAGTTGTCAAACCATCTGGTAGAGGCCGTGGAAGGCCCAAAG GCAGTGGGAAGATTCGTAAGGCTACAGAGGGTGTGGCCATGAAGCGTGTCATTGAGAAATCTCCTGGAAAACTGTTGGTTAAGATGCCATACGGCAAGGTGGAGTCAGCCACTGAGACCACAGCCACCACGTCAAAG GTGTCAACTCCTGCCCTGCCTTCAGTCAAGTCCCGTCCAGGTAGGAAGAGGAAATCAGAACAGGATTTCCCAGCCCCCTTGCAGACCACACCCAAAAAACGTGGCAGAAAGCCAGCCTCAGCTTCTGCAGCTACGACGGCTGCCACGGCATCTTCCTTGACACCGTCAACCTCCGGTACATCGGCAGCAGGCGGCTACACAACAGCCGCCATCATGGCCGCTGAGGCCAAACGGAAAGCCACTAAGGAGTCTTCCAGCAAACCTGTCGTACAAGAAACCGCGCTGCCAATCAAAAAACGTAAAACGAGAGAGACCGTTGACGAGAGGGAGACTGTTCCGACTCCAGGATCTAGCACATCAGATCCCGGAAGGATGGCACCTTCTGAGGGGGAGGCCGGTCCGAAGGAACCAATACAAACTTCCCAGGTTTCCCTTGCCTCTTTGGAGGGGAGCCAGTCTCAATCCCAGAGGCAGCCTTCTGCTTCCCAAGAAAGTCACTCACACGGACATAAGACACACAAAGGGAGGAAGCACAAGGAGAAGAGTAGAGAAGGAGGAAGTCAAGAGGAGGAAGTGAGTGAAGAAGTTGATGAGAAGGGAGGAAGCGGAGTTAGGAGTAGCAGCAGTAGCAGTAACACGAGTCCTTCCAAAAGTCACAAAAGGAAGGAACGCTCGCCACACAAACACCATCATCATCACCACCATCACCATCATCGCCATCATCGTCGCCACCAACAGAGCTCCCTTTTGGTTCATACTCATTCAGCTTCTGGACCCTCAGGCCAGTCTCGACCTAAAACTGAGCTACACACTGAACCCCAGTCTGCTGCCCCAAAACTGCCCCCAATGTCACACCTTTCGCCTCCCCCCTGTCCTGTTCAGAGCCCGCAGACCCCATATCCAGGTCATAGCCAATCCCCTTCTCAACTTCCAATTACTCAGTCTTCTCCGATCAGGCATCCTCCTCAGCCACGCCCCACAAAAACACCACCCACAGTCCAGCATACAACTCGAACTTCAGCTCAGGATGCTCCACCTCCGACAGACCTCCAGGTCTTGCAGGTCCAGCCTCCCCAGACAAGGAATCCTCGTCCTGAAGCCCATTCCCCAGTTGCACAACCTCAAGTCCAAATCAGACCCCCTTTTCAGACTCAACCACGTCCACAACTGCACACAAAAAGCAAAACCCACCATGCAGATGAACCGCAAATACAGCCCAGAACCACAACCGAACCCCATTTATATCACCAACCAAGGACCCCTGCCCAAACACAGTTCTTACACAGCGCCCACCCACAGAGTCTATCTGTAACACAGCCCTCAACACAGATAAGCCCCCCTTTGCAACACCAATTTCATATTCTAAGCAGACCACAACTCAGACAGCCTCTCATGCAGTCCAGGCCACCGCAGGCCCGAGCACCCCAACATTTCCAGCAGATTCAACCACAGCCGCCCAGGCCACAATTGCAACCACTCCCACTCCAACAAATATCTCTCCATATGGCCAGTGTACCCAACCTGGTCTCAGTTCAACAGAGTGAGCAGCCTCAAGACCTGAGTACCACATCCCTCATCCGCAGTGTGGAAGGCAGACCCAGAACCGAAATACGAGTGGAAGCAGAACTCATTTCAGAAAGCAGAGAGACAATTGGGGGTTCAAACAGCACTGCGAGTCCTCCCAGCTCAATTCGGCCTGATCCTCCCCAAAGATCAGGGACAGAAGACGGTGTCGGTCTCGTATCTGGGGCTGAAGGCCGACCTCGGCTACGGGCGGATTCGGAGACAACGGGCGAGGGTATGGAGCTTAGAGACATGGTACCTCCATCTGCTGTTCCCTGTCCGAGCCGAGAGGAAACAGTCGAATCTCGGACTGCTGTTAGCGAAAGGGTAAGCTGA